In Synergistaceae bacterium, a single window of DNA contains:
- a CDS encoding 2-hydroxycarboxylate transporter family protein yields LILGVLIPAIHPYALMIIALVVMKICNIVPVEIQFIAQKWYALVSQTMTYALMVGCGIALLSIQELLGALGTVSFFVICLAVVATAAFAAGAVGMLVKFYFVESALTAGLCMANQGGTGDVACLSAAHRMNLMPFAQMSSRLGGALILIIQSILLRMFF; encoded by the coding sequence CTTATCTTAGGAGTATTGATTCCGGCGATCCACCCATATGCTTTGATGATCATCGCTCTTGTCGTTATGAAAATCTGTAACATCGTTCCTGTGGAAATCCAGTTTATCGCTCAAAAATGGTACGCCCTCGTTTCTCAAACCATGACCTACGCACTTATGGTGGGGTGCGGCATAGCGCTTCTCAGCATTCAGGAACTGCTGGGCGCACTGGGAACGGTCTCCTTCTTTGTCATTTGCCTGGCAGTGGTGGCCACGGCCGCTTTCGCCGCAGGCGCGGTCGGAATGCTCGTGAAATTTTACTTTGTCGAGTCGGCCCTCACCGCGGGGCTTTGTATGGCAAATCAGGGAGGGACTGGTGATGTCGCCTGCCTGTCTGCCGCGCATCGAATGAATTTGATGCCCTTCGCGCAAATGTCCTCCCGCCTGGGCGGCGCTCTGATACTGATTATTCAAAGTATTCTCTTACGCATGTTTTTTTAA
- the citD gene encoding citrate lyase acyl carrier protein, whose protein sequence is MATTELFGRAGTLESCDLMATVYLDKGKQGLEIEIHSPALEMFGKAIEDATKEVLAELRVENALVQIQDRGALDFTVRARVEAAARRALALKKGV, encoded by the coding sequence TTGGCGACGACTGAACTTTTTGGAAGGGCTGGAACTCTGGAGTCCTGTGACCTGATGGCAACGGTTTATCTGGACAAGGGGAAACAGGGTCTGGAGATAGAAATCCACAGCCCTGCTTTGGAGATGTTCGGCAAAGCGATAGAGGATGCCACAAAAGAGGTTCTTGCGGAACTTCGTGTGGAAAATGCTCTGGTTCAAATTCAGGACCGGGGCGCGCTGGACTTTACGGTTCGCGCCAGAGTTGAAGCCGCGGCGCGGCGGGCACTTGCGCTGAAAAAGGGGGTGTGA
- a CDS encoding HpcH/HpaI aldolase/citrate lyase family protein — protein sequence MGDNKLRRSGLYIPGSNPAMMFNAALYGADTIALDLEDSIAVNEKDATRILVRNALRRIDFENTEITVRINALTTPFAVEDLETIIPCAPAGIRLPKAESAEYVQKADQLIGEIEEKNNLPRGSTKLMLLIETANGIYNLEEIAEASSRTVSLEFGAEDYATDLRAKRTLNPSEFTYAREKIVVVARKIGIQALDTVYSDINNDEGLTEESVYVMNMGYDGKFAIHPRQVGIINKVFTPSDREIEHALRVLEAIEEANRRQAGVVSLNGKMIDAPVEIRARKVIEMAQAAGVKLETR from the coding sequence ATGGGAGACAACAAACTGCGTCGAAGCGGCCTTTACATTCCCGGAAGCAATCCCGCAATGATGTTCAACGCAGCGCTCTATGGGGCGGATACTATAGCGCTTGACCTCGAAGACTCCATCGCGGTGAACGAAAAGGACGCGACGAGAATCCTCGTGCGAAATGCGCTGCGCCGAATCGATTTCGAAAACACGGAAATAACTGTGCGCATCAACGCACTGACGACTCCCTTTGCTGTGGAGGATTTGGAAACCATTATTCCCTGCGCTCCTGCGGGCATCCGTCTTCCTAAAGCCGAAAGTGCGGAATATGTTCAAAAAGCGGATCAATTGATCGGCGAAATAGAAGAAAAAAATAATCTGCCCAGGGGAAGCACAAAACTGATGCTGCTGATAGAAACGGCAAACGGAATTTACAATTTAGAGGAAATTGCAGAGGCCAGTTCCCGAACGGTCAGCCTTGAGTTCGGCGCCGAAGACTACGCAACCGATCTGCGGGCAAAAAGAACACTCAATCCCTCAGAATTTACTTATGCTCGTGAAAAAATAGTTGTTGTCGCCAGAAAAATTGGTATTCAGGCCCTGGATACGGTTTATTCGGACATCAATAACGACGAGGGACTCACTGAAGAATCGGTATATGTCATGAATATGGGTTATGACGGAAAATTCGCCATTCACCCCCGTCAGGTCGGAATTATCAACAAAGTTTTCACTCCGTCAGACAGAGAGATTGAACATGCGCTGAGAGTTCTCGAGGCTATCGAGGAAGCAAACCGGCGACAGGCTGGAGTTGTTTCTCTGAACGGAAAAATGATCGACGCTCCGGTTGAGATTCGCGCCAGAAAGGTCATTGAGATGGCACAGGCCGCAGGCGTTAAACTGGAGACGAGGTGA
- the citF gene encoding citrate lyase subunit alpha: protein MLKNSIGRLIPEELEGYGKVKPFAGAYATVPEGNKAPVKIPCHRASESDKLLPSIEEALKRAGIRDGMTLSFHHHMRDGDLVMEQVFDVIRKLGIRDLRLAPSAVFPCQKFLCEDIERGIVRRISGGIDGIVGRAISAGKLREPFVARSHGGRVRAIEAGDEPVDIAIIAAPTADAAGNINGTGGPSACGALGYPMVDAEYAKTVIAVTDNLVDFPAAPISIPHSKVDWVVKIDKIGIPEKIVSGTLKITRDPIRLRIAETAAQVIEHSGFFQNGFSFQAGAGGTSLAAAAYVREKMKRNGITGSFGSGGITGYFVDMLEEGLFRTLLDTQSFDLKAVASLARNPGHLEMSAGHYANLHTKGCVASMLDFVVLGATEIDTDFNVNVTSEADGVMLHGIGGHQDTAAGAKVSIIVTPLLRGRIPMIVDRVNLVSSPGETIDVIVTERGIAVNPLKKELTENLRKGGLPIVDIRDLKKMAENISGKPAPVQMGEKIVGLVEYRDGTILDVIYQKNS, encoded by the coding sequence ATGTTGAAGAACTCGATCGGTCGTCTGATTCCGGAAGAGCTGGAAGGGTACGGCAAAGTCAAGCCTTTTGCAGGCGCTTACGCCACTGTGCCGGAGGGAAACAAAGCTCCCGTAAAAATTCCGTGTCACCGCGCCTCCGAAAGCGACAAACTTCTCCCTTCTATTGAAGAGGCCCTGAAGCGCGCCGGAATACGTGATGGAATGACATTGTCCTTCCATCACCACATGCGGGATGGAGATTTGGTGATGGAGCAGGTTTTTGACGTCATCCGAAAACTGGGAATCAGGGATTTGCGTCTGGCACCCTCCGCTGTTTTCCCCTGTCAGAAGTTTTTATGTGAAGATATTGAACGGGGAATCGTTCGTCGTATTTCCGGCGGAATTGACGGAATTGTCGGACGTGCCATATCCGCCGGAAAGCTCCGGGAACCTTTCGTGGCCCGGTCACACGGCGGACGGGTGAGGGCAATCGAAGCGGGAGACGAGCCTGTCGATATTGCCATCATCGCAGCACCCACAGCTGACGCGGCAGGAAATATCAACGGCACCGGCGGCCCTTCTGCCTGCGGCGCCCTGGGGTATCCGATGGTCGATGCCGAATACGCCAAAACCGTCATTGCCGTGACGGACAATCTTGTAGATTTTCCTGCCGCACCGATATCGATCCCCCACAGCAAGGTGGACTGGGTGGTAAAAATCGACAAAATAGGAATACCGGAAAAAATCGTTTCCGGCACTTTAAAAATTACCCGTGATCCGATTCGACTGCGTATTGCCGAAACGGCAGCCCAGGTTATTGAACATTCGGGCTTCTTTCAAAATGGATTTTCCTTCCAGGCCGGTGCGGGTGGAACCTCTCTGGCCGCGGCGGCATACGTCCGGGAAAAAATGAAACGGAACGGTATTACAGGAAGCTTCGGTTCGGGAGGAATTACGGGATATTTTGTCGATATGCTTGAAGAAGGACTTTTCAGAACTTTGCTTGATACGCAGTCGTTCGACCTGAAAGCCGTGGCTTCTCTGGCTCGAAACCCCGGTCATTTGGAGATGAGCGCCGGACATTACGCCAATCTTCATACCAAAGGCTGCGTCGCCTCGATGCTGGATTTTGTCGTTCTGGGCGCCACGGAAATAGACACGGATTTCAACGTCAACGTCACTTCTGAAGCCGACGGCGTGATGTTACACGGAATCGGCGGACATCAGGATACGGCTGCCGGGGCTAAAGTGTCGATCATTGTTACCCCGCTTCTGCGGGGCCGCATCCCTATGATCGTAGATCGTGTCAATCTGGTTTCGTCGCCGGGTGAGACGATCGACGTCATTGTGACCGAACGAGGTATTGCCGTCAATCCGCTGAAAAAGGAACTGACGGAAAACCTTCGTAAAGGTGGACTGCCCATCGTGGATATTCGAGACCTGAAGAAGATGGCGGAAAATATCAGCGGAAAACCCGCTCCGGTTCAAATGGGAGAAAAAATAGTCGGTCTCGTAGAATATCGGGATGGAACGATCCTGGATGTGATTTACCAGAAAAATTCTTAG